One genomic region from Blattabacterium cuenoti encodes:
- a CDS encoding L-threonylcarbamoyladenylate synthase, with protein sequence MSFVEEIEKSVEILKKGKSLLYPTDTVWGVGCDAFNIQAIKKICKIKNRTFSKSMIVLVENIDRLYQLVGEITDFTRKIIVDNIEKKNKPITIVYDHVNQIASSFLRRKDNTLAVRLTYDPFCVCLIQNLNRPIISTSANVSGFPAPKSFSEISPSILKKIDYAVNFRRKEIANYSSSSIIKIVSDQVKILRL encoded by the coding sequence ATGTCTTTTGTCGAAGAAATAGAAAAAAGTGTAGAAATATTAAAAAAAGGTAAAAGTTTATTATATCCTACAGATACTGTGTGGGGGGTAGGATGTGATGCTTTTAATATACAGGCTATAAAAAAAATATGTAAAATCAAAAATAGAACTTTTTCTAAATCTATGATTGTTTTGGTAGAAAACATAGACCGTTTATATCAATTGGTAGGAGAGATTACTGATTTTACTAGAAAAATTATTGTTGATAATATTGAAAAAAAAAATAAACCTATAACCATAGTGTACGATCATGTGAATCAAATAGCATCTTCTTTCTTGAGAAGAAAAGACAATACTTTAGCCGTTCGTTTGACATATGATCCATTTTGCGTTTGTTTAATCCAAAATTTGAATAGACCTATTATTTCTACTTCTGCAAATGTATCAGGATTTCCTGCTCCTAAATCCTTTTCTGAAATTAGTCCTTCTATTTTAAAAAAAATAGATTATGCAGTGAATTTTCGTAGAAAAGAAATAGCTAATTATAGCAGCTCTTCTATTATAAAAATTGTTTCAGATCAGGTAAAAATATTACGTCTGTAG